The following proteins come from a genomic window of Paucimonas lemoignei:
- the efeB gene encoding twin-arginine translocation pathway signal:Tat-translocated enzyme:Dyp-type peroxidase: protein MNDSDSTNAPQSAQRRRVLLGLGAAGAALAGSSLAGNALAAAPAQVTEAPKSEKTEDHNDFHGVHQTGIVNPRPASGMLVAFDVLAADREDLERLFRTLNERIAFLMTGGSVPQVDPKLPPVDSGILGPVVTPDNLTITVSVGESLFDERFGLETVKPKRLSRMVGFPNDALDADSCHGDLSIQFCANSADSNIHALRDIVKNLPDLLLVRWKQEGTVPPQAPKKPGQPPESARNFLGFRDGSANPDSNNQNTMNELVWVQPGSDEPGWAANGSYQAVRIIRNFVERWDRTPLQEQEAIFGRVKTTGAPMDGKVETDVPNYAADPHGKKTKMDSHIRLANPRTAESQRNLILRRPFNYSNGVNKNGQLDMGLLFICYQSDLEKGFITVQTRLNGEPLEEYLKPVGGGYFFTLPGVINDQDFIGRSLLQASAKADTKTV, encoded by the coding sequence ATGAACGACTCAGACTCAACTAACGCCCCACAATCCGCCCAACGCCGCCGTGTTTTGCTCGGCCTGGGCGCGGCAGGCGCAGCGTTGGCCGGCAGCAGCCTGGCTGGCAACGCGTTAGCCGCCGCACCTGCGCAAGTCACGGAAGCGCCGAAAAGCGAAAAGACCGAAGACCATAACGATTTCCACGGCGTCCACCAGACCGGGATCGTCAATCCCCGTCCGGCGTCGGGCATGCTGGTGGCCTTCGATGTGCTGGCCGCTGACCGTGAAGATCTGGAGCGTCTGTTCCGTACTCTCAACGAGCGCATCGCGTTTCTGATGACCGGCGGCAGCGTGCCCCAGGTCGATCCGAAACTGCCGCCCGTGGACTCGGGGATTCTCGGCCCGGTGGTGACCCCGGATAACCTGACCATCACCGTTTCGGTGGGCGAATCGCTGTTCGATGAGCGCTTCGGCCTGGAGACCGTGAAGCCCAAGCGCCTGAGCCGCATGGTCGGTTTCCCCAATGACGCACTGGACGCCGACAGCTGCCACGGCGACTTGAGCATCCAGTTCTGCGCCAACAGCGCCGACAGCAACATCCACGCCCTGCGCGACATCGTGAAAAACCTCCCCGACCTGCTGCTGGTGCGCTGGAAGCAGGAAGGCACCGTGCCCCCGCAAGCACCGAAAAAACCGGGTCAACCACCGGAAAGTGCGCGCAACTTCCTGGGCTTTCGTGACGGTTCGGCCAACCCGGATTCCAACAACCAGAACACCATGAACGAGCTGGTCTGGGTGCAGCCAGGCAGCGACGAACCAGGCTGGGCCGCCAATGGCAGCTATCAGGCGGTGCGCATCATCCGCAACTTCGTCGAGCGCTGGGACCGTACCCCGTTGCAGGAGCAGGAGGCGATTTTCGGCCGGGTCAAAACCACCGGCGCGCCTATGGATGGCAAGGTCGAAACCGACGTACCGAACTACGCCGCCGACCCTCACGGCAAAAAGACCAAAATGGATTCTCACATCCGTCTGGCCAACCCGCGTACAGCCGAAAGCCAGCGCAACCTGATCCTGCGTCGCCCGTTCAACTACTCCAATGGCGTGAACAAGAACGGCCAGCTGGACATGGGCCTGCTGTTCATCTGCTACCAGTCCGATCTGGAAAAAGGCTTCATCACCGTGCAGACCCGCCTCAATGGCGAGCCGCTGGAGGAATACCTCAAGCCGGTGGGCGGTGGTTATTTCTTCACCTTGCCGGGGGTGATCAACGATCAGGACTTCATCGGTCGCTCGCTGCTCCAGGCGTCGGCCAAGGCTGACACCAAAACCGTTTAA
- the efeO_2 gene encoding periplasmic iron transport protein EfeO, producing the protein MSNRPSGLSEKAKPPRALRLAVAGSVVIMIAAGGLFYYASQTAMKKRAANNSAETVVTIHAHACEPNALTVPAGKNVFRIVNRSERAVEWEILDGVLVVEERENIAPGLSQVINANLQPGDYAITCGLLSNPRGTLHVTPTAESEASAKARPSMVAFIGPLSEYRVYLSLQGSALIKAVTALQQAIEAGDLSAAQAAYLPARAAYQRIAPAAQRLAELDNAINARADYYEKREQDAAFSGFHRIEYALFDQRSVEGLNPIAQRLQTDVTTLKQQLLAQNMAPEQLAAIVVRNMRSLADIRSTGEEERYSHSDLNGFAANLEGTRKVIDLLRPLLSKSAAPLLEKIDAASAGLDTELNALSTDNGYRPYDQVSAEQRKLIAEKAKTLADALSEVDAALGLSGL; encoded by the coding sequence ATGTCGAATCGTCCCTCAGGGCTTTCAGAGAAAGCCAAGCCGCCCCGCGCCTTGCGATTGGCCGTGGCAGGCTCAGTGGTGATCATGATCGCGGCGGGCGGGCTGTTTTATTACGCCTCGCAGACCGCCATGAAAAAACGCGCCGCCAACAACAGCGCGGAAACCGTGGTCACCATTCATGCTCATGCCTGCGAACCCAACGCCCTGACCGTGCCAGCGGGCAAAAACGTCTTCCGCATCGTCAACCGCTCGGAGCGGGCTGTTGAATGGGAAATCCTCGACGGCGTGCTGGTGGTCGAAGAGCGGGAAAACATCGCGCCGGGCTTGAGCCAGGTAATCAATGCCAACCTGCAACCTGGCGACTACGCCATCACCTGCGGATTACTCAGCAATCCGCGCGGCACGTTACACGTGACGCCCACGGCCGAGTCTGAAGCCAGCGCCAAGGCACGGCCGTCGATGGTGGCCTTCATTGGTCCGCTGTCCGAATACCGGGTGTACCTGAGCCTGCAAGGTTCGGCGCTGATCAAGGCCGTGACGGCGCTGCAACAGGCCATCGAAGCTGGCGATTTGAGCGCGGCCCAGGCCGCCTACCTTCCGGCCCGCGCCGCGTATCAGCGTATTGCTCCGGCGGCGCAGCGTCTGGCCGAGCTGGACAACGCCATCAACGCCCGCGCCGATTATTACGAGAAGCGTGAGCAGGATGCAGCCTTCAGCGGCTTCCATCGCATCGAGTACGCGCTGTTCGATCAGCGCAGCGTCGAGGGCCTGAACCCGATTGCCCAGCGTTTGCAGACGGATGTCACCACTCTCAAGCAACAATTGCTGGCGCAGAACATGGCCCCGGAACAGCTGGCGGCCATCGTTGTGCGCAACATGCGCAGCCTGGCGGACATCCGCAGCACTGGCGAAGAAGAACGCTACAGCCACAGCGACCTGAACGGCTTCGCCGCCAACCTGGAAGGCACCCGCAAAGTCATCGACCTGCTGCGCCCGCTGCTGAGCAAAAGCGCCGCCCCGCTGCTGGAAAAAATCGATGCCGCCAGCGCCGGGCTGGACACCGAGCTCAATGCCTTGAGCACCGACAACGGCTATCGCCCGTACGACCAAGTCAGCGCCGAACAGCGCAAGTTGATTGCCGAGAAGGCCAAGACACTGGCCGATGCGCTGAGCGAGGTAGATGCAGCGTTGGGGCTTTCGGGGCTTTGA
- the efeU_1 gene encoding Iron permease FTR1, translating to MLVPFLIMLREGIEAALIVGIIASYLKQTGRGEWMPAVWIGVFLAIALSLFVGGGLELVSAEFPQKQQELFEGIVGLIAVVILSSMVFWMRKVARSIKHALHESLDAALAGSTNQTYALIAMVFFAVAREGLETVFFLLAVFQQSEGASAPLGALLGLLLAVAVGFAIYSGSMRLNLSLFFRWTGLFILVVAAGILANSVQALHEAGVWNHLQTVVFDISATLPMDGPTGAVLAGMFGYQDAPTVSTLSVYLIYLVAALALFFTPHAGQPQRPAQQRSSVTNQ from the coding sequence ATGCTCGTTCCTTTTTTGATCATGCTGCGCGAAGGGATTGAAGCCGCGCTTATCGTTGGCATCATCGCCAGTTACCTGAAACAGACCGGTCGCGGCGAGTGGATGCCTGCCGTCTGGATCGGTGTTTTCCTCGCCATCGCCCTTTCGCTGTTCGTCGGTGGCGGCCTGGAACTGGTCAGTGCTGAATTCCCGCAGAAGCAGCAGGAGTTGTTCGAAGGCATCGTCGGCCTGATTGCCGTGGTGATCCTCAGCTCCATGGTGTTCTGGATGCGCAAGGTCGCGCGCTCCATCAAGCACGCTTTGCACGAATCCCTGGACGCCGCGCTCGCCGGGTCGACAAACCAGACTTACGCGCTGATCGCCATGGTGTTTTTCGCCGTGGCCCGCGAAGGGCTGGAAACCGTGTTCTTCCTGCTCGCCGTGTTCCAGCAGAGCGAAGGTGCCAGCGCACCCCTGGGCGCCCTGCTCGGTCTGCTGCTCGCGGTGGCCGTGGGTTTTGCTATCTACAGTGGCAGCATGCGCCTGAACCTGAGCCTGTTCTTTCGCTGGACCGGCCTGTTCATCCTGGTGGTGGCCGCCGGGATTCTCGCCAACTCGGTGCAGGCGCTGCACGAAGCCGGGGTCTGGAACCACCTGCAAACAGTGGTCTTTGATATCAGCGCCACCTTGCCCATGGACGGGCCCACCGGCGCGGTGCTGGCGGGCATGTTTGGTTATCAGGACGCGCCCACCGTCAGCACCCTCAGCGTTTACCTGATTTATCTGGTCGCTGCACTGGCGCTGTTTTTCACGCCCCACGCCGGTCAGCCCCAACGACCGGCGCAGCAGCGATCTTCCGTTACGAACCAATAA
- the ampC gene encoding beta-lactamase, translating to MRKISCLVLMTCSLSMPLLATAAQTVPDIEAKVREAAGKVMQRNNIPGMAIAVTANGKQSFYNFGITSRDAPQQVSSDTLFEVGSISKLFTATLATYAQANGQLSLSDHPGKYLPELKGSAFDKVTLLNLATHTAGGFPLQVPDEVQNNEQLMAYLKNWQPQYAPGSGRTYANPSIGMLGMITAMAMQMPFEQAMQQHVFSGLGLSNSYLNVPADKRSLYAQGYTRQDVPARLTGGVLGDEAYGVRTSSKDLIRFVEANIDPAKLGPVLGRAVADTQVGYFTSGPITQDLIWEQYAYPVKLQALLEGNSPDMAYKTQPAQAITPPLAAQQSAWLNKTGATNGFGAYVAFIPAKKIGVVILANKNYPNEDRVKLAYQILSELD from the coding sequence ATGCGTAAGATTTCATGCCTGGTGCTCATGACGTGCAGCCTCTCGATGCCCCTCCTCGCCACGGCCGCCCAGACGGTTCCCGACATTGAGGCAAAAGTCCGCGAAGCCGCCGGGAAAGTGATGCAGCGCAACAACATCCCCGGCATGGCGATTGCGGTAACCGCCAACGGCAAACAGTCCTTTTATAACTTCGGCATCACCTCCAGAGACGCACCGCAACAGGTCAGCAGCGACACCCTGTTCGAGGTCGGCTCAATCAGTAAGCTCTTCACCGCAACGCTGGCGACCTACGCGCAAGCAAACGGCCAGCTGTCGCTTAGCGATCATCCGGGCAAGTACCTGCCGGAACTCAAAGGCAGCGCGTTCGACAAGGTCACGCTGCTGAATCTGGCGACCCACACCGCTGGCGGTTTCCCGCTGCAAGTGCCGGATGAAGTGCAGAACAACGAGCAGTTGATGGCCTACCTGAAAAACTGGCAGCCCCAATACGCGCCGGGTAGCGGCCGAACCTATGCCAATCCGAGTATTGGCATGCTGGGGATGATCACGGCCATGGCCATGCAGATGCCCTTCGAACAGGCCATGCAACAGCACGTGTTCTCCGGGCTGGGGCTCAGCAACAGCTACCTGAATGTGCCGGCCGACAAACGATCACTCTATGCCCAGGGCTACACCCGTCAGGACGTGCCTGCCCGGCTGACCGGCGGCGTACTCGGTGACGAAGCCTACGGCGTGAGAACCAGCAGCAAGGACCTGATTCGTTTTGTCGAAGCCAATATTGACCCCGCCAAGCTCGGACCAGTGCTGGGACGAGCGGTTGCCGACACCCAAGTGGGTTACTTCACATCCGGTCCCATAACCCAGGACCTGATCTGGGAGCAATACGCCTACCCGGTGAAACTGCAGGCGCTGCTGGAAGGCAACTCCCCCGACATGGCCTATAAAACCCAACCCGCCCAGGCGATAACCCCGCCGCTCGCCGCGCAGCAAAGTGCCTGGCTCAACAAGACCGGGGCCACTAACGGTTTTGGTGCCTACGTCGCGTTCATACCGGCCAAAAAAATCGGTGTGGTGATCCTGGCCAACAAAAACTACCCCAATGAAGACCGCGTGAAATTGGCGTACCAGATCCTCAGCGAGCTGGACTGA
- the ychM_3 gene encoding Sulfate transporter/antisigma-factor antagonist STAS:sulfate transporter has translation MKPARIRADVLAGLTTAFALVPECIAFALVAHLNPLMGLYGAFIICTLTALFGGRPGMISGAAGSMAVVIVALVVQHGVQYLLATVLLGGLLMILFGALRLGKLVRMVPYSVMLGFVNGLAIVIAMAQLEHFKVGDAWLSGQALYLMIGLVALTMAIVYVLPRLTRAVPPALIAILGVGLLVYLLDLPTHTLGDMAHIAGGLPTLALPDIPWNLETLRIIAPYAILMALVGLLETLLTLNLTDEITESRGNPDRECMALGVSNMVSGACGGMGGCAMIGQTVINLSSGGRGRLSGVVAGLMILLFVLFLSPLIEEIPLAALVGVMFVVAQQTFAWASLRVLHKVPVNDLLAIIAVTIVTVFTDLATAVLIGIVIAALNFAWQHARELYADAHLEADGHKVYTLHGTLFFASTTRFLSQFTPADDPQHSTLDCRHLIFVDYSAVSALTTLRERYAKAGKHLRVVHLSSRCKQLLKRNDVQAG, from the coding sequence ATGAAACCAGCCCGTATTCGTGCCGATGTCCTGGCAGGCCTCACCACAGCCTTTGCCCTGGTTCCAGAGTGCATCGCCTTTGCCTTGGTCGCTCACCTCAACCCGCTGATGGGGCTGTATGGGGCGTTCATCATCTGCACCTTGACTGCCTTGTTTGGCGGGCGGCCGGGGATGATTTCCGGGGCGGCGGGTTCGATGGCGGTGGTGATCGTCGCGCTGGTGGTGCAGCACGGCGTGCAGTACCTGCTGGCTACGGTGTTATTGGGCGGTTTGTTGATGATCCTGTTCGGCGCGCTACGCCTGGGCAAACTGGTGCGCATGGTGCCGTATTCGGTGATGCTGGGCTTCGTGAACGGGCTGGCGATTGTGATCGCCATGGCGCAGCTGGAGCACTTCAAGGTCGGCGATGCCTGGTTGAGCGGCCAGGCGCTGTACCTGATGATTGGCCTGGTGGCGCTGACCATGGCGATTGTCTATGTCTTGCCGCGCCTGACCCGCGCAGTGCCACCGGCACTGATCGCGATCCTCGGCGTTGGCCTGCTGGTGTACCTGCTGGACCTGCCGACCCACACCCTGGGTGATATGGCCCACATCGCCGGTGGCCTGCCGACGCTGGCGTTGCCGGATATCCCATGGAACCTGGAAACCCTGCGCATCATCGCGCCCTACGCCATCCTGATGGCGCTGGTCGGCCTGCTGGAAACCCTGCTGACCCTGAACCTGACCGACGAAATCACCGAAAGCCGTGGCAACCCGGACCGTGAATGCATGGCCCTGGGCGTTTCCAACATGGTGTCCGGCGCCTGCGGCGGCATGGGCGGCTGCGCGATGATTGGCCAGACCGTGATCAACCTGAGTTCCGGTGGCCGAGGGCGTTTGTCGGGTGTTGTCGCAGGATTGATGATTCTGCTGTTCGTGCTGTTCCTGTCGCCGCTCATTGAGGAGATTCCCCTGGCGGCACTGGTCGGCGTGATGTTTGTGGTCGCTCAACAGACATTTGCCTGGGCCTCGTTGCGCGTCCTGCACAAAGTACCGGTCAACGACCTGTTGGCGATCATCGCCGTGACCATTGTCACGGTGTTCACTGACCTGGCCACTGCAGTACTGATCGGCATCGTCATCGCGGCACTCAATTTCGCCTGGCAGCACGCCCGCGAGCTGTATGCCGATGCCCATCTGGAAGCCGACGGGCACAAGGTCTATACGCTGCACGGCACGCTGTTCTTCGCCTCCACCACGCGCTTTCTCAGCCAGTTCACCCCGGCTGATGACCCGCAGCATTCGACCCTGGATTGTCGTCACCTGATCTTCGTCGACTACTCGGCGGTCTCGGCCTTGACCACCTTGCGCGAGCGCTACGCCAAAGCGGGCAAACACCTTCGGGTGGTGCATTTGTCGAGCCGTTGCAAACAGTTGCTCAAGCGTAATGATGTGCAGGCAGGGTGA
- the yhcM_2 gene encoding AFG1-like ATPase, whose protein sequence is MHLPMNAVSPLQAYERAVEQLGFQPDAAQLHAVQQLQACWRALSDDAHRAQGVYLWGPVGRGKTWLMDRFFESLSVPARRQHFHHFMHWVHKRMFELMGTSNPLKVVAQELGRDVRVMCFDELFVTDIGDAVILGGLLQAMFEAGVVLVCTSNQPPEQLYSHGHNRERFLPAIAAIERHMQVVAVDGGEDHRLHPGLLHQRYFVAQDGQPDPLAKVFEQLSGEQTIAQGAVPVGHRSIYSVQHSESVLWCRYADICEQPLAAMDFIELCDRFAVILLSEVPALSAPQREGRIARGTEDAVEQVAAGDRELPQLSPHDDGVRRFIALVDECYDRRVPLYVEAAVPMPELYTQGYLSFAFRRTLSRLQEMQLERFTQ, encoded by the coding sequence ATGCACTTGCCGATGAATGCCGTGTCCCCCTTGCAAGCCTACGAACGTGCCGTCGAACAGTTGGGCTTCCAGCCGGATGCCGCGCAATTGCACGCCGTTCAACAGCTGCAAGCCTGCTGGCGGGCGTTAAGCGACGATGCCCATCGCGCCCAGGGCGTTTATCTGTGGGGGCCGGTGGGGCGGGGCAAGACCTGGTTGATGGACCGGTTTTTCGAAAGCCTCAGCGTGCCTGCCCGGCGCCAGCATTTTCATCACTTCATGCACTGGGTGCACAAGCGCATGTTCGAGCTGATGGGGACGTCCAACCCGCTCAAAGTCGTCGCTCAAGAGCTGGGCCGTGACGTTCGGGTGATGTGCTTCGATGAGTTGTTCGTCACTGATATCGGTGATGCGGTGATCCTCGGCGGGCTGTTGCAGGCGATGTTTGAAGCCGGAGTGGTGCTGGTCTGCACGTCCAATCAACCCCCGGAACAGCTTTACAGTCACGGCCACAACCGCGAGCGCTTCCTGCCCGCCATCGCCGCCATTGAGCGTCATATGCAGGTGGTTGCCGTGGACGGCGGCGAAGATCATCGTCTGCATCCGGGCTTGCTGCATCAGCGTTACTTTGTTGCTCAGGACGGGCAGCCGGATCCACTGGCGAAAGTCTTCGAACAGTTGAGCGGCGAGCAGACGATTGCACAGGGTGCCGTGCCGGTGGGGCATCGCAGCATCTACAGCGTTCAGCACAGCGAGTCAGTGTTGTGGTGTCGTTATGCCGACATCTGCGAACAGCCGCTGGCGGCCATGGATTTCATCGAACTCTGCGACCGTTTTGCCGTGATCCTGCTCAGTGAAGTCCCGGCGCTCAGCGCACCGCAGCGTGAAGGGCGAATCGCACGGGGCACCGAAGACGCGGTTGAACAAGTGGCGGCCGGTGATCGGGAGTTGCCGCAGCTGTCGCCTCATGACGATGGCGTGCGACGGTTCATTGCGCTGGTGGATGAATGCTACGACCGGCGCGTGCCTTTATATGTCGAAGCGGCAGTGCCGATGCCCGAGCTTTACACCCAGGGTTACTTGTCGTTTGCCTTTCGCCGCACCTTGAGCCGCCTTCAGGAAATGCAACTCGAGCGCTTCACGCAGTAG
- the rarD-2 gene encoding rarD protein, which translates to MYKGVVLSVLASVLFGVMYFYTSLLKPLSGEEIFGWRMLLTVPCVTVFLWLSGDWHLVRKIATRIRHTPGLILGIALCSLLLGAQLLIFMWAPLHGRSLQVSMGYFLLPLTMVITGRIVYGERLSRLQKIATFCALIGVANELLRVGSFAWETLLVAVGYPIYFVLRRKLAIDNLGGLWFDMAFMLPLSLWFIVDGNAAVVEQFPMLYLLIPVLGLISASALVSYILASRLLPFSLFGLLSYVEPVLLVGVALLLGESIGRDEWATYVPIWLAVVVLVFEGCKHVVAQRRT; encoded by the coding sequence GTGTATAAAGGTGTGGTGTTGTCAGTGCTGGCGTCGGTGCTGTTCGGGGTGATGTATTTCTATACCTCGCTGCTCAAACCGCTTAGCGGCGAAGAGATTTTCGGCTGGCGCATGTTGCTGACAGTGCCTTGCGTGACGGTGTTCCTGTGGCTCAGCGGCGACTGGCATCTGGTGCGCAAGATCGCCACGCGTATCCGCCATACCCCAGGGCTGATTCTCGGCATCGCGCTCTGTTCCTTGCTGCTGGGTGCACAGCTGCTGATCTTCATGTGGGCGCCGCTGCATGGCCGCAGCCTTCAGGTGTCCATGGGTTATTTCCTGCTGCCGCTGACCATGGTGATCACCGGGCGCATTGTCTATGGTGAGCGATTGTCCCGCCTGCAGAAGATCGCCACCTTCTGCGCGCTGATCGGTGTGGCCAATGAATTGCTGCGGGTCGGCAGCTTCGCCTGGGAAACCCTGCTAGTCGCAGTCGGCTACCCGATTTACTTCGTGCTGCGGCGCAAACTGGCGATCGATAACCTCGGTGGCCTGTGGTTCGACATGGCCTTCATGCTGCCGCTGAGCCTATGGTTCATCGTCGACGGCAACGCGGCAGTCGTCGAACAGTTCCCGATGTTGTACCTACTGATCCCGGTGCTCGGCCTGATCAGTGCCTCGGCGCTGGTCAGCTACATCCTCGCCAGCCGCCTGTTGCCCTTCAGCCTGTTCGGTCTGCTCAGCTACGTGGAACCGGTGTTGCTGGTGGGCGTGGCGCTGCTGCTGGGCGAAAGCATCGGCCGCGATGAATGGGCGACCTATGTGCCGATATGGCTGGCCGTGGTGGTCCTGGTGTTCGAAGGTTGCAAGCACGTTGTGGCACAACGGCGCACCTGA
- the ybjJ gene encoding major facilitator transporter — protein sequence MTSISTSAPVVPGRLEQYSTRVAFFIAGFSIAAWAPLVPYAKARVGLDEGTLGLLLLCLGVGSIIAMPLAGALAARIGCRRVLLLSTAIICVCLPLLATLSSLPLLIAVLFIFGAGMGALDCAVNLQAIIVERASGKTMMSGFHGLFSLGGIAGAAGVAGLLSVGASPLVSMFAVVAIVLVALFKAAPHFLTYGSQSDGPAFAMPRGVVLFLGLLCFTVFLSEGAMLDWSAVFLSELRGVQTSYAGLGYAVFALTMTLGRLFGDAVVRRVGPRQVVILGGLCAAAGLALATLVPSWQAALLGYALVGAGCSNIVPVCYSALGRQKSMPENVAVPALTTLGYAGILVGPAAIGFVAHASSLELAFLIVAVMLLAVAAAGTRLKV from the coding sequence ATGACTTCCATCAGCACTTCGGCACCGGTTGTGCCGGGCAGACTGGAGCAATATTCCACTCGCGTGGCTTTTTTCATCGCCGGTTTCAGCATCGCTGCCTGGGCGCCGCTGGTGCCTTATGCCAAGGCCCGCGTCGGGCTGGACGAAGGCACCCTTGGCCTGTTGCTGCTGTGTTTGGGCGTCGGTTCGATCATTGCCATGCCCCTGGCTGGTGCACTGGCGGCGCGTATCGGTTGCCGTCGGGTGTTGCTGCTTTCCACCGCGATCATCTGCGTGTGTCTGCCGTTGCTGGCGACTTTGTCCAGCCTGCCATTGTTGATCGCCGTGCTATTTATCTTCGGCGCGGGGATGGGCGCGCTGGATTGCGCGGTCAACCTCCAGGCGATCATCGTCGAGCGGGCCAGCGGCAAAACCATGATGTCGGGCTTTCACGGTCTGTTCAGCCTCGGCGGTATCGCGGGCGCAGCTGGAGTGGCGGGGCTGCTGAGTGTTGGCGCGTCACCGTTGGTGTCGATGTTCGCCGTGGTAGCGATTGTGCTGGTGGCCCTGTTCAAGGCCGCTCCGCATTTTTTGACCTACGGCAGCCAATCCGATGGGCCAGCGTTTGCCATGCCCCGGGGCGTCGTGCTGTTTCTGGGCCTGCTGTGCTTTACGGTGTTTCTCTCGGAAGGGGCGATGCTGGACTGGAGCGCGGTGTTCCTCAGCGAACTGCGCGGCGTGCAAACCTCTTATGCTGGGCTGGGCTATGCGGTGTTCGCCCTGACCATGACTCTGGGCAGATTGTTCGGCGATGCCGTGGTGCGCCGGGTCGGGCCGCGCCAGGTGGTGATCCTGGGCGGCCTGTGCGCGGCGGCGGGGTTGGCACTGGCGACGCTGGTGCCGTCATGGCAAGCGGCACTGCTGGGCTACGCGCTGGTGGGGGCCGGCTGCTCGAATATTGTGCCGGTCTGCTACAGCGCCCTTGGGCGCCAGAAGAGCATGCCGGAGAATGTCGCGGTCCCGGCGCTGACCACGCTGGGCTATGCCGGGATTCTGGTGGGGCCTGCCGCGATTGGTTTTGTTGCTCACGCCAGCAGTCTGGAGCTGGCGTTCCTGATTGTCGCGGTCATGTTGCTGGCGGTTGCCGCGGCAGGCACGCGACTCAAGGTCTAA
- the phzF_1 gene encoding phenazine biosynthesis family protein, protein MTTDILKLAAFSDGDQGGNPAGVWIGDQLPDEATMQRLAAEVGFSETVFAAPVEGGFRTRYFSPQAEVDFCGHATIALGATLAGRFGDGVYNLTLNKAQISVEGHAQGELISAALQSPPTHSAALDPVALEQALELFGYHQNDLDARIPPAVINGGAKHLVLALNTREKLKEMHYDQQAGHALMTQEGWVTVLLVYVENLQLFHTRNAFAWGGVYEDPATGAATAAFAGYLRDLEWPHGGLIDIVQGEDMGSRSRLRAEIPEQKGSSIRVSGIARKL, encoded by the coding sequence ATGACAACAGACATTCTCAAACTCGCCGCTTTCAGCGATGGCGATCAAGGCGGCAATCCGGCGGGCGTGTGGATCGGTGATCAGTTGCCTGATGAGGCGACGATGCAGCGTCTGGCAGCTGAAGTGGGGTTTTCCGAGACGGTATTTGCAGCGCCGGTCGAAGGTGGATTCCGGACGCGTTATTTTTCGCCCCAGGCTGAAGTCGACTTCTGCGGCCACGCCACCATTGCCTTGGGGGCCACACTGGCCGGGCGCTTTGGCGATGGGGTGTACAACCTGACGCTCAACAAAGCGCAGATCAGCGTGGAAGGGCATGCTCAGGGCGAGCTGATTTCAGCGGCCCTGCAATCTCCGCCCACCCACAGCGCAGCGCTTGACCCGGTGGCGTTGGAGCAGGCCCTGGAATTGTTCGGCTATCACCAGAACGATCTGGATGCGCGGATACCGCCGGCGGTAATCAACGGCGGTGCGAAGCATCTGGTGCTGGCATTGAACACTCGGGAAAAACTCAAGGAGATGCATTACGACCAGCAAGCCGGCCACGCCTTGATGACCCAAGAGGGTTGGGTCACGGTGCTGCTGGTGTATGTCGAGAACCTGCAGCTGTTTCACACCCGCAATGCCTTTGCCTGGGGCGGCGTGTATGAAGACCCGGCCACGGGCGCGGCGACTGCGGCATTTGCCGGTTACCTGCGCGATCTCGAATGGCCCCATGGCGGGCTGATCGACATCGTGCAGGGCGAGGACATGGGCAGTCGCTCACGGTTGCGCGCAGAGATCCCGGAGCAAAAAGGCAGCTCGATCCGGGTCTCGGGCATCGCACGCAAACTTTAG